A genome region from Manihot esculenta cultivar AM560-2 chromosome 5, M.esculenta_v8, whole genome shotgun sequence includes the following:
- the LOC110614266 gene encoding thaumatin-like protein 1b isoform X1: MAQLTLLIPLCSLFIAHSFISGVVSTTFTITNKCDYSVWPGILSNADAPPLSTTGFVLQKGETMTITAPTSWGGRMWGRTFCSEDSTGKFSCLTGDCGSNKLECSGSGAVPPATLAEFKLDGYGGMDYFDVSLVDGYNLPMLVVPQGGSGQNCSSTGCVVDLNGSCPSELKVTSSAGDNLACKSACEAFRQPQYCCNGAYSTPDTCKPSSYSEIFKNACPHAYSYAYDDKTSTFTCTAANYLITFCPTPNTSQKASQGQNTDGGNVNAFANNPSINGTMVYEGALDQSGASLSTCTDVLGSHGIAGIVSVTVAIWQLRHLF; this comes from the exons ATGGCTCAACTAACATTATTGATTCCTCTATGCTCTCTCTTTATCGCGCATTCTTTCATATCGG GCGTTGTTTCAACCACCTTCACAATTACAAATAAATGTGATTATTCCGTCTGGCCGGGCATTCTCTCAAACGCTGATGCGCCGCCGCTTTCCACCACCGGTTTTGTTCTCCAAAAGGGTGAGACCATGACTATCACGGCACCAACTTCATGGGGTGGCCGCATGTGGGGTCGCACCTTCTGTTCTGAAGACTCCACTGGAAAATTTTCTTGCCTAACAGGAGATTGCGGCTCTAATAAGTTAGAATGTTCCGGCAGCGGCGCTGTTCCTCCGGCTACACTGGCGGAGTTCAAGCTCGACGGCTATGGTGGGATGGATTACTTCGATGTCAGTCTTGTGGACGGATATAATCTACCCATGCTGGTGGTGCCTCAGGGTGGCTCCGGCCAGAATTGTTCAAGCACAGGCTGCGTGGTGGATTTAAACGGCTCGTGTCCTTCGGAGCTCAAGGTTACTAGCTCAGCCGGCGACAATTTGGCTTGTAAGAGCGCGTGTGAAGCTTTCAGACAACCACAATACTGTTGTAATGGCGCGTATTCTACACCCGACACTTGCAAGCCGTCGTCATACTCTGAGATATTCAAGAACGCGTGTCCACATGCGTACAGCTACGCCTACGATGACAAGACAAGTACCTTCACATGTACAGCCGCGAACTACCTGATCACCTTCTGCCCAACCCCAAACACCAg CCAGAAGGCGTCGCAAGGTCAGAACACCGACGGTGGCAATGTTAACGCATTTGCAAACAATCCTTCAATCAACGGCACAATGGTTTACGAAGGTGCATTGGACCAAAGTGGAGCATCGCTGTCCACGTGTACTGACGTGTTAGGATCACATGGCATTGCGGGTATAGTCAGCGTCACAGTAGCAATTTGGCAGTTGAGGCATCTCTTCTGA
- the LOC110615405 gene encoding pre-mRNA-splicing factor CWC22 homolog — MLLILLMMFMAYIFAGFFERFRGILHEGEIDKRVQFLIEGLFAIRKAKFQGYPAVRQELDLVEQEDQLTHEISLQEDIDPKITLDIFKPDPNFLENEKRYEELRKNILGEESADEEGSDAASGDEDDDEEEDDDDDETETNLVNLRRTI, encoded by the exons ATgctgttaattttattaatgatgtttatggctTATATTTTTGCAGGATTTTTTGAGCGATTTCGTGGAATTCTTCATGAAGGAGAAATTGACAAGCGGGTGCAGTTTTTGATTGAAGGCCTTTTTGCCATTAGAAAAGCCAAATTTCAG GGGTACCCTGCTGTACGTCAAGAGCTGGACCTTGTAGAGCAGGAAGACCAGTTAACACATGAGATATCACTCCAGGAGGACATAGATCCCAAGATCACTCTTG ATATTTTCAAGCCAGATCCTAATTTCCTTGAAAATGAGAAGCGCTATGAAGAATTAAGGAAAAACATCCTTGGTGAGGAGTCTGCGGATGAAGAAGGTTCTGATGCAGCTTCAGGtgatgaggatgatgatgaggagGAGGATGACGACGACGATGAAACTGAAACTAATCTTGTAAATCTTCGGAGGACAATTTAG
- the LOC110614266 gene encoding thaumatin-like protein 1b isoform X2 produces the protein MAQLTLLIPLCSLFIAHSFISGVVSTTFTITNKCDYSVWPGILSNADAPPLSTTGFVLQKGETMTITAPTSWGGRMWGRTFCSEDSTGKFSCLTGDCGSNKLECSGSGAVPPATLAEFKLDGYGGMDYFDVSLVDGYNLPMLVVPQGGSGQNCSSTGCVVDLNGSCPSELKVTSSAGDNLACKSACEAFRQPQYCCNGAYSTPDTCKPSSYSEIFKNACPHAYSYAYDDKTSTFTCTAANYLITFCPTPNTRTRFITLKNI, from the exons ATGGCTCAACTAACATTATTGATTCCTCTATGCTCTCTCTTTATCGCGCATTCTTTCATATCGG GCGTTGTTTCAACCACCTTCACAATTACAAATAAATGTGATTATTCCGTCTGGCCGGGCATTCTCTCAAACGCTGATGCGCCGCCGCTTTCCACCACCGGTTTTGTTCTCCAAAAGGGTGAGACCATGACTATCACGGCACCAACTTCATGGGGTGGCCGCATGTGGGGTCGCACCTTCTGTTCTGAAGACTCCACTGGAAAATTTTCTTGCCTAACAGGAGATTGCGGCTCTAATAAGTTAGAATGTTCCGGCAGCGGCGCTGTTCCTCCGGCTACACTGGCGGAGTTCAAGCTCGACGGCTATGGTGGGATGGATTACTTCGATGTCAGTCTTGTGGACGGATATAATCTACCCATGCTGGTGGTGCCTCAGGGTGGCTCCGGCCAGAATTGTTCAAGCACAGGCTGCGTGGTGGATTTAAACGGCTCGTGTCCTTCGGAGCTCAAGGTTACTAGCTCAGCCGGCGACAATTTGGCTTGTAAGAGCGCGTGTGAAGCTTTCAGACAACCACAATACTGTTGTAATGGCGCGTATTCTACACCCGACACTTGCAAGCCGTCGTCATACTCTGAGATATTCAAGAACGCGTGTCCACATGCGTACAGCTACGCCTACGATGACAAGACAAGTACCTTCACATGTACAGCCGCGAACTACCTGATCACCTTCTGCCCAACCCCAAACACCAg GACCCGATTTATAACGTTGAAGAATATCTGA
- the LOC110615404 gene encoding uncharacterized protein LOC110615404, translating into MRALSFLPLLAVDKYTFYGQRSRSEQRADTPIDQKVVCYSRAIQNSRKTSFIAPRGREEVSVDTLRTRTEKEQKEDFSLDDASPRFASSFSEEILAETFPAKFKLPSFDKYDGTTYSISHLVIFKMTMQFQDVNDFVLCQGAIAINFDHMAKVPYASAVGTSMYVMVYTRLDIAHAVGAVSKYMSNPGKEYWDAMKWLLRYLKGITSTSFCYGNGKVLLKGFVDTDLSGDVDTSKSTSEYVYNIDGTTVSWTSKFQKCLYVIYRS; encoded by the exons atgagggcactatcatttcttccactctTGGCAGTGGACAAATACACTTTCTATGGTCAACGAAGTAGATCTGAACAACGAGCAGATACTCCAATAGATCAAAAGGTTGTCTGCTACTCTCGAGCAATACAAAACTCGAGGAAGACGTCATTCATAGCTCCCAGAGGAAGAGAGGAAGTCTCCGTTGATACCCTAAGGACTCGGACAGAA AAAGAGCAAAAAGAGGACTTTAGTCTGGATGATGCCTCGCCTCGCTTCGCCTCGTCTTTTTCAGAAGAGATCTTGGCAGAGACATTCCCCGCTAAATTCAAACTCCCAAGTTTCGATAAATATGATGGGACAACATATTCCATAAGTCACCTAGTGATCTTTAAGATGACCATGCAGTTTCAAGATGTCAACGACTTCGTATTATGCCAA GGAGCAATAGCTATAAATTTTGATCACATGGCAAAAGTACCTTATGCTTCTGCAGTTGGGACTTCGATGTATGTCATGGTCTACACTAGACTTGATATAGCACATGCAGTGGGAGCTGTAAGTAAATATATGTCAAATCCGGGGAAAGAGTATTGGGATGCTATGAAGTGGCTTTTGAGATACTTGAAAGGAATAACTAGTACATCATTTTGTTATGGGAATGGTAAGGTACTATTAAAGGGTTTTGTTGATACTGATCTTAGTGGAGATGTAGATACAAGTAAAAGCACATCCGAGTATGTCTACAATATAGATGGAACAACAGTTAGCTGGACGTCTAAATTTCAGAAGTGTCTCTATGTCATCTACAGAAGCTAA